One part of the Methylobacterium terrae genome encodes these proteins:
- a CDS encoding polysaccharide deacetylase family protein has protein sequence MLSARARHRLFHAGFATIAATGADRWLGPAARGRGVILTFHHVRPEEPEPGSYAPNRLLAITPAFLDRTVGALRARGFAIVPLAEVPRRLAEAGPPFAVLTFDDGYRDNLEHAAPVLRRHDAPWTLFVTHDFATGAGRLWWIELERAIGILDRVRLPEVGLDLPVDGAARKSAAFAEAYRRLRAGPEADLRAATLRLCGQAGIAAETIAGELCLTGSELRDLARDEAVTLAAHTLTHPMLAKHDEATARREIVEGRARLAGLLGRVPEHLSYPVGDPGSAGPRDFALAREAGYHTGVTTRPGHLFPVHAAHLHALPRVSVNGCFQTDAALRALLSGVPFLAWNRGRRLNVG, from the coding sequence ATGCTGTCCGCCCGCGCCCGCCACCGCCTGTTCCACGCCGGCTTCGCCACGATCGCGGCGACGGGGGCCGACCGCTGGCTCGGCCCCGCCGCCCGCGGCCGCGGCGTGATCCTGACCTTCCACCACGTCCGGCCCGAGGAGCCGGAACCGGGCTCCTACGCGCCCAACCGCCTGCTCGCGATCACCCCGGCCTTCCTCGACCGCACCGTGGGCGCCCTGCGGGCTCGCGGCTTCGCGATCGTCCCGCTCGCCGAGGTCCCGCGCCGGCTGGCCGAGGCGGGACCGCCCTTCGCGGTCCTGACCTTCGACGACGGCTACCGCGACAACCTGGAGCACGCGGCTCCGGTCCTGCGTCGCCACGACGCGCCCTGGACCCTGTTCGTCACCCACGACTTCGCCACGGGAGCCGGCCGGCTGTGGTGGATCGAGCTCGAGCGGGCAATCGGGATCCTCGACCGGGTGCGGCTGCCGGAGGTCGGGCTCGACCTGCCCGTCGACGGTGCGGCGCGGAAATCCGCCGCCTTCGCGGAGGCCTACCGCCGCTTGAGGGCGGGGCCGGAGGCGGATCTGCGCGCCGCGACCCTGCGCCTGTGCGGCCAGGCCGGGATCGCGGCCGAGACGATCGCCGGCGAATTGTGCCTGACGGGGTCGGAGCTGCGCGACCTCGCCCGGGACGAGGCGGTGACGCTCGCCGCCCACACCCTGACGCATCCGATGCTCGCCAAGCACGACGAGGCGACCGCGCGGCGCGAGATCGTCGAGGGGCGGGCGCGGCTCGCAGGCCTCCTCGGCCGGGTGCCGGAGCACCTGTCCTATCCGGTCGGCGATCCCGGCTCGGCCGGCCCGCGGGACTTCGCGCTCGCCCGGGAGGCGGGCTACCACACCGGCGTGACGACGCGGCCGGGCCACCTCTTTCCCGTGCACGCGGCCCATCTCCACGCGCTGCCGCGGGTCTCGGTCAACGGCTGCTTCCAGACCGACGCGGCGCTGCGCGCGCTCCTGTCGGGCGTGCCGTTCCTGGCCTGGAACCGGGGCCGGCGGCTCAACGTCGGCTGA
- a CDS encoding DUF2842 domain-containing protein, producing MRRRTRSFLGAIAMIAFVIVYAPLAMALADSRIAETPALVQSVLYAILGIAWIFPLMPLIRWMERPDRDPA from the coding sequence ATGCGCCGCCGAACCCGTTCCTTCCTCGGGGCGATCGCGATGATCGCCTTCGTGATCGTCTACGCGCCCCTCGCCATGGCGCTCGCCGATAGCCGCATCGCCGAGACGCCCGCCCTGGTGCAGTCGGTGCTCTACGCCATCCTCGGCATCGCCTGGATCTTCCCGCTGATGCCGCTGATCCGCTGGATGGAGCGGCCGGACCGCGACCCGGCCTGA
- a CDS encoding indolepyruvate ferredoxin oxidoreductase family protein — MPELDRAYRLDDRFDRSLGRAYMTGTQALVRLLLSQAALDRRDGLNTAGLVSGYRGSPLGAVDQELWRAKDRLAQAGIRFQPGINEDLAAAALLGSQRVALDPSATVEGVFGLWYGKGPGVDRSGDALKHGNAYGSSRKGGVLVVAGDDHGCVSSSMSHQSDLALAAWHMPVIHPASIAEYEAFGLWGFAASRVSGAWVGFKAISEVVEGAASIDLAPLPHFAAPDFTPPPGGLHIRWPDLPSLAIEARALRKLDAIRAFARANPLDRLVVAPERPRLLVVTVGKAHGDAMEAFRLLGFGPAALAAAGIAVLKVGLVHPLDTAGISALAAGVGTVLVIEEKAPLVERQLRDGLYDLPAGHRPRILGKRDAAGSALVPEVEELRPSRLVGILAETLRGLGLAARAPEAPSAPPAPGPLSVRTPYFCSGCPHNTSTRVPEGSQARAGIGCHFMANWMERDTTGIVPMGAEGVDWTGQAPFTRQAHVFQNLGDGTYFHSGHAAIRQAVASGANITYKILYNDAVAMTGGQPVDGVLSVPQITRLMAAEGAARVVVVSDDPDRVAGAAARDPLGAGVTVHHRDDLDAVQRDLRETPGVTVLVYDQTCATEARRRRKRGLSGPAPRRAVINPLVCEGCGDCQTKSNCLSVVPVETEFGRKRAIDQTGCNSDLSCLKGFCPSFVTLDGATPRRRPGVAVDPGTVAARAAALPEPDTALGPEPYEILVAGVGGTGVVTVGALITVAAHLEGRGASVLDFMGFAQKGGQVLSFVRLAADANALNQVRIDRGRADAVLACDLVVAASPDAAAVIDPARTCIVANTHEIPTGTTLRDPNARIDTRMLEGLLARRVGAGALRSVDAQAMAAQLIGDAQAANVLLLGFAWQCGLVPVSRAALDQAVALNGVAVPGNRLALAWGRLIAADPAFVAAQVAPEAEPAQGLDAVVARRAEYLAAYQDDAYAARYRARVAEVRARAGDALAEAVARSLFKLMAIKDEYEVARLQSDPAFHARLAQEFEGRLRPTFHLAPPFLARTRPGETEPRKIAFGPWLLPVLRGIARLKGLRGRRLDPLRLIGERREERRVLAEYEGQIDAGLALVGRADPAVLRDLLAAPEAIRGFGPVKARAIAAWRARSEALLAAARAGNDAGAPLSRAG; from the coding sequence ATGCCCGAGCTCGACCGCGCCTACCGTCTCGACGACCGCTTCGACCGGAGCCTCGGCCGGGCCTACATGACCGGCACGCAGGCCCTGGTGCGCCTGCTCCTGTCCCAGGCCGCGCTCGACCGGCGCGACGGGCTGAACACCGCCGGCCTCGTCTCCGGCTATCGCGGCTCGCCGCTGGGCGCCGTCGACCAGGAATTGTGGCGCGCCAAGGACCGGCTCGCGCAGGCCGGCATCCGCTTCCAGCCCGGCATCAACGAGGACCTGGCGGCGGCGGCGCTTCTGGGCAGCCAGCGGGTGGCGCTCGACCCTTCCGCCACGGTCGAGGGGGTGTTCGGGCTCTGGTACGGCAAGGGCCCAGGGGTCGACCGCTCGGGCGACGCGCTCAAGCACGGCAACGCCTACGGCTCGTCGCGCAAGGGCGGCGTGCTGGTCGTCGCCGGCGACGACCACGGCTGCGTCTCCTCCTCGATGTCGCACCAGAGCGACCTGGCGCTCGCCGCCTGGCACATGCCGGTCATCCACCCTGCCTCCATCGCCGAGTACGAGGCCTTCGGCCTGTGGGGCTTCGCCGCGTCGAGGGTCTCCGGCGCCTGGGTCGGCTTCAAGGCGATCTCCGAGGTGGTCGAGGGCGCGGCCTCGATCGACCTCGCGCCGCTGCCGCACTTCGCCGCGCCCGATTTCACCCCGCCGCCCGGCGGCCTGCACATCCGCTGGCCCGACCTGCCGAGCCTCGCCATCGAGGCACGGGCGCTCAGGAAGCTCGACGCGATCCGGGCCTTCGCCCGCGCCAACCCCCTCGACCGGCTGGTGGTGGCGCCCGAACGGCCCCGCCTCCTCGTCGTCACCGTCGGCAAGGCCCATGGCGACGCCATGGAGGCGTTCCGGCTTCTCGGCTTCGGGCCCGCGGCACTCGCCGCCGCGGGAATCGCCGTGCTGAAGGTCGGCCTCGTCCACCCCCTCGACACGGCCGGGATCTCCGCGCTCGCCGCCGGGGTCGGGACCGTCCTGGTGATCGAGGAAAAGGCGCCGCTCGTCGAGCGGCAGCTCCGCGACGGGCTCTACGACCTGCCCGCCGGGCACCGCCCGCGCATCCTCGGCAAGCGCGATGCGGCGGGCTCGGCCCTCGTCCCGGAGGTCGAGGAGTTGCGCCCCTCGCGCCTCGTCGGGATCCTGGCCGAGACCCTGCGCGGCCTCGGCCTCGCCGCCCGGGCGCCGGAGGCGCCGTCCGCGCCTCCCGCCCCTGGCCCGCTTTCCGTGCGCACGCCGTATTTCTGCTCCGGTTGCCCGCACAACACCTCGACCCGGGTGCCGGAGGGCTCGCAGGCCCGCGCCGGCATCGGCTGCCACTTCATGGCGAACTGGATGGAGCGCGACACCACCGGCATCGTGCCGATGGGGGCCGAGGGCGTCGACTGGACCGGCCAGGCGCCGTTCACCCGCCAGGCCCACGTCTTCCAGAATCTCGGCGACGGGACCTACTTCCATTCCGGTCACGCGGCGATCCGGCAGGCGGTCGCGAGCGGGGCCAACATCACCTACAAGATCCTCTACAACGACGCGGTCGCGATGACCGGCGGCCAGCCGGTCGACGGCGTGCTCAGCGTGCCGCAGATCACCCGCCTGATGGCGGCGGAGGGCGCGGCCCGCGTCGTGGTGGTGTCCGACGATCCCGACCGGGTGGCCGGGGCCGCCGCCCGCGACCCCCTCGGCGCGGGCGTCACGGTGCATCACCGCGACGACCTCGACGCCGTGCAGCGGGACTTGCGCGAGACCCCCGGCGTCACCGTGCTGGTCTACGACCAGACCTGCGCCACCGAGGCGCGCCGGCGGCGCAAGCGCGGCCTCTCGGGCCCCGCACCGCGGCGCGCGGTCATCAATCCCCTCGTCTGCGAGGGCTGCGGCGACTGCCAGACGAAGTCGAACTGCCTCTCCGTCGTGCCGGTCGAGACCGAGTTCGGCCGCAAGCGCGCCATTGACCAGACCGGCTGCAACAGCGACCTGTCCTGCCTCAAGGGCTTCTGCCCGTCCTTCGTGACGCTCGACGGCGCGACGCCGCGGCGCCGGCCGGGCGTCGCGGTCGATCCCGGGACCGTGGCGGCCCGCGCCGCCGCGCTCCCCGAGCCCGACACCGCGCTCGGGCCCGAGCCCTACGAGATCCTGGTCGCCGGCGTCGGCGGCACCGGGGTCGTGACGGTCGGCGCCCTCATCACCGTGGCGGCGCATCTCGAGGGGCGCGGCGCCAGCGTCCTCGACTTCATGGGCTTTGCCCAGAAGGGCGGGCAGGTGCTGTCCTTCGTGCGGCTCGCCGCCGATGCCAACGCCCTCAACCAGGTACGGATCGACCGCGGCCGGGCCGACGCGGTGCTCGCCTGCGACCTCGTGGTGGCGGCAAGCCCCGACGCCGCCGCGGTGATCGACCCCGCCCGCACCTGCATCGTCGCCAACACCCACGAGATCCCGACCGGCACCACCCTGCGCGACCCGAATGCCCGCATCGACACGAGGATGCTCGAGGGCCTGCTCGCCCGCCGGGTCGGTGCCGGCGCGCTGCGCAGCGTCGACGCCCAGGCGATGGCCGCGCAGCTGATCGGCGACGCGCAAGCCGCCAACGTGCTGCTCCTGGGCTTTGCCTGGCAGTGCGGCCTGGTGCCGGTCTCCCGCGCCGCCCTCGACCAGGCGGTGGCGCTGAACGGCGTCGCGGTTCCGGGCAACCGCCTGGCGCTCGCCTGGGGCCGGCTCATCGCCGCCGACCCGGCCTTCGTCGCCGCGCAGGTCGCGCCGGAGGCGGAGCCCGCGCAGGGTCTCGACGCCGTCGTCGCCCGCCGCGCCGAATACCTCGCCGCCTACCAGGACGACGCGTATGCCGCGCGCTACCGGGCCCGGGTGGCGGAGGTGCGGGCGCGGGCCGGCGACGCCCTCGCCGAGGCGGTCGCCCGCTCCCTGTTCAAGCTGATGGCGATCAAGGACGAGTACGAGGTCGCCCGCCTCCAGTCCGACCCGGCCTTCCACGCGCGTCTCGCCCAGGAGTTCGAGGGACGGTTGCGCCCGACCTTCCACCTCGCCCCGCCCTTCCTCGCCCGGACGCGGCCGGGGGAGACCGAGCCGCGCAAGATCGCCTTCGGGCCCTGGCTGCTGCCGGTCCTGCGCGGGATCGCGAGGCTCAAGGGCCTGCGCGGCCGGCGCCTCGACCCCCTGCGGCTGATCGGCGAGCGGCGCGAGGAGCGAAGGGTGCTGGCGGAGTACGAGGGACAGATCGACGCTGGCCTCGCCCTCGTCGGCCGGGCGGACCCGGCGGTCCTTCGCGATCTCCTCGCCGCGCCGGAGGCGATCCGCGGCTTCGGCCCGGTCAAGGCGCGGGCGATCGCGGCCTGGCGGGCCCGCAGCGAGGCGCTGCTCGCGGCGGCCCGGGCCGGCAACGATGCCGGCGCGCCGCTGTCGCGGGCGGGGTGA
- a CDS encoding Lrp/AsnC family transcriptional regulator: MPDRADAPDRFERAILDALQDDARLSVQDLAQRIGLSTSPTWRRLKALEERGIIRGYVALVDAAALGHGQCVFAHVTLAKHDRDGVAEFERVIGGRDEVLECFSTTGQADYLLRVVVRDAQHYERFLQEAVFSCPAVQQIHSNFALREVKFSVKVPTGS, from the coding sequence ATGCCTGATCGCGCGGACGCGCCGGACCGCTTCGAGCGGGCCATCCTGGACGCGCTGCAGGACGATGCCCGGCTCTCGGTCCAGGATCTCGCCCAGAGGATCGGCCTCTCGACCTCGCCGACCTGGCGGCGCCTGAAGGCGCTGGAGGAGCGGGGGATCATCCGCGGCTACGTCGCGCTGGTCGATGCCGCGGCGCTCGGCCACGGGCAGTGCGTCTTCGCCCACGTCACGCTCGCCAAGCACGACCGGGACGGCGTCGCCGAGTTCGAGCGCGTGATCGGGGGCCGCGACGAGGTGCTGGAATGCTTCTCGACCACCGGTCAGGCCGATTACCTGCTGCGGGTCGTGGTGCGGGACGCGCAGCACTACGAGCGCTTCCTGCAGGAGGCGGTGTTCTCGTGCCCGGCGGTGCAGCAGATCCACTCGAACTTCGCCCTGCGCGAGGTCAAGTTCAGCGTGAAGGTGCCGACCGGCAGCTGA
- a CDS encoding outer membrane protein, giving the protein MKSLLKSATALAGIVVAGSALAADLPRRVAPPPVFTPVPVFTWTGFYAGFNAGYGFNTADTRAPTVVGVPAGATAASSVFVTGAGAPATGVLAFGNRNSNDGFVGGGQIGYNYQFTPGSGVVVGIEADAQYVDFGRSRNRFAFATVPGGSVAPGALVFNPNGISGLDFFGTVRGRLGYAWDRTLVYATGGFAYGSGGGRDFGLTNSSRDDFQTGWTVGGGVEYALPTDSFFNFFRSSAVTLKVEGLYVKLDQGNRNNGVFAQTANGTQYSVFSPGVVSVGPANLYRRETEFAVVRAGLNYKFNGF; this is encoded by the coding sequence ATGAAGTCGCTTCTCAAGAGCGCTACCGCCCTCGCTGGCATCGTCGTCGCCGGTTCGGCCCTCGCCGCCGACCTGCCGCGCCGCGTCGCCCCGCCGCCGGTCTTCACGCCGGTTCCGGTTTTCACCTGGACGGGCTTCTACGCCGGTTTCAACGCCGGCTACGGCTTCAACACCGCTGACACCCGCGCCCCGACCGTCGTCGGCGTGCCGGCCGGCGCCACCGCCGCCAGCAGCGTGTTCGTCACCGGCGCCGGCGCCCCGGCCACCGGCGTGCTCGCCTTCGGCAACCGCAACAGCAACGACGGCTTCGTCGGCGGCGGCCAGATCGGCTACAACTACCAGTTCACCCCGGGCTCGGGCGTGGTCGTCGGCATCGAGGCCGACGCCCAGTACGTCGACTTCGGCCGCAGCCGCAACCGCTTCGCCTTCGCCACCGTGCCGGGCGGCAGCGTCGCTCCGGGCGCCCTGGTGTTCAACCCGAACGGCATCTCGGGCCTGGACTTCTTCGGCACCGTCCGCGGCCGTCTCGGCTACGCCTGGGACCGCACCCTCGTGTACGCCACCGGCGGTTTCGCCTACGGCTCGGGCGGCGGTCGCGACTTCGGCCTGACCAACAGCTCGCGCGACGACTTCCAGACCGGCTGGACCGTCGGCGGCGGCGTCGAGTACGCCCTGCCCACCGACTCGTTCTTCAACTTCTTCCGTTCGTCGGCCGTGACCCTCAAGGTCGAAGGCCTGTACGTGAAGCTCGACCAGGGCAACCGCAACAACGGCGTGTTCGCCCAGACCGCCAACGGCACGCAGTACTCGGTGTTCTCGCCGGGCGTGGTGTCGGTCGGCCCGGCCAACCTGTACCGTCGCGAGACCGAGTTCGCGGTCGTCCGCGCCGGCCTGAACTACAAGTTCAACGGCTTCTAG
- the pgeF gene encoding peptidoglycan editing factor PgeF, with translation MFIEAPELSSHAGLRHAFFTREGGVSEGLYDSLNGGLGSGDDPAHVRENRRRMTAELGVAPENLVSLYQVHSAEAVVVEAPFPERPRADAMVTRVPGLALGILTADCGPILFADPENRVIGAAHAGWKGALTGVIEATLAAMEGLGAVRTGIVAVLGPTIGARAYEVGPEFRERFEAADPGNDRYFVDSAERDGHSLFDLPAYIVARLERAGIGEVANVSLCTYSDPDRFFSYRRTTHRAEPDYGRLVSAIALTPDAL, from the coding sequence ATGTTCATCGAAGCGCCCGAGCTCAGCTCCCATGCCGGCCTCCGCCACGCCTTCTTCACCCGTGAGGGCGGCGTGTCGGAGGGGCTCTACGACTCCCTCAACGGCGGCCTCGGCTCCGGCGACGATCCCGCCCACGTGCGCGAGAACCGTCGCCGCATGACCGCCGAGCTCGGGGTCGCGCCGGAGAACCTCGTCAGCCTCTACCAGGTCCACTCGGCCGAGGCCGTGGTGGTCGAGGCCCCCTTCCCCGAGCGGCCCCGCGCCGACGCGATGGTGACCCGGGTGCCGGGTCTCGCGCTCGGCATCCTCACCGCCGATTGCGGGCCGATCCTGTTCGCCGATCCGGAGAACCGGGTGATCGGCGCGGCCCATGCGGGCTGGAAGGGCGCGCTGACCGGCGTGATCGAGGCGACGCTCGCCGCGATGGAGGGGTTGGGCGCGGTGCGAACCGGCATCGTGGCGGTGCTGGGTCCGACGATCGGTGCCCGGGCCTACGAGGTCGGGCCGGAATTCCGCGAGCGCTTCGAGGCGGCCGACCCGGGCAACGACCGCTACTTCGTGGACAGCGCCGAGCGCGACGGCCACAGCCTGTTCGACCTGCCCGCCTACATCGTCGCGCGGCTGGAGCGCGCCGGCATCGGCGAGGTGGCGAACGTGAGCCTGTGCACCTATTCCGACCCGGACCGCTTCTTCAGCTACCGCCGCACCACCCACCGGGCCGAGCCCGATTACGGCCGGCTCGTCTCGGCGATCGCCCTCACGCCCGACGCCCTGTGA
- a CDS encoding class I SAM-dependent methyltransferase: MRVSETPLLGELRRLIAVDGPITIERYMALCLGHPVHGYYRTRDPLGEAGDFTTAPEISQIFGELLGLWTAEVWHGLGRPAPFRLVELGPGRGTLMADALRALRAAAPDCLAAADLHLVETSPTLRAAQARALANAAPTWHEAVDTLPDGPAIVLANEFFDALPVRQYQRTERGWCERRVGLAGDALAFGLSPEPTPEITADGAPGAILTLPAVALDLTRQLGRRLAREGGALAAIDYGDLYGGTADTLQAVARHRFADPLEAPGETDLTAQVDFAALARAAAGAGAVVHGPVTQADFLLALGLAQRAGRLVARANPVQGAAVRAGADRLIDRTTRGMGNLFKVMGLAGPGQPGLPGF, from the coding sequence ATCCGCGTGAGCGAGACGCCGCTCCTCGGCGAGCTGCGCCGCCTGATCGCGGTCGACGGGCCGATCACCATCGAGCGCTACATGGCGCTCTGCCTCGGCCACCCGGTCCACGGCTACTACCGCACCCGCGATCCCCTGGGGGAGGCCGGCGATTTCACCACCGCGCCGGAGATCAGCCAGATCTTCGGCGAGCTTCTCGGGCTCTGGACCGCGGAGGTCTGGCACGGGCTCGGTCGTCCGGCCCCGTTCCGCCTCGTCGAGCTCGGACCCGGCCGCGGCACCCTGATGGCGGACGCGCTGCGGGCGCTGCGGGCCGCCGCCCCCGACTGCCTGGCCGCCGCCGACCTCCACCTCGTCGAGACGAGCCCGACCTTGCGCGCCGCGCAGGCGCGCGCGCTGGCGAACGCCGCGCCGACCTGGCACGAGGCCGTCGACACCCTGCCGGACGGGCCGGCGATCGTGCTCGCCAACGAGTTCTTCGACGCGCTGCCGGTGCGCCAGTACCAGCGCACCGAGCGGGGTTGGTGCGAGCGCCGGGTCGGCCTCGCGGGCGATGCCCTCGCCTTCGGCCTGAGCCCGGAACCGACGCCGGAGATCACGGCGGACGGAGCGCCCGGCGCGATCCTGACCCTGCCGGCGGTCGCCCTCGACCTCACCCGGCAGCTCGGCCGGCGGCTCGCCCGCGAGGGCGGCGCGCTCGCGGCGATCGATTACGGCGACCTCTACGGCGGCACCGCCGACACGCTGCAGGCCGTGGCCCGCCACCGTTTCGCCGATCCGCTCGAAGCGCCGGGCGAGACCGACCTGACCGCACAGGTCGATTTCGCCGCGCTCGCCCGCGCCGCCGCGGGGGCTGGCGCCGTGGTGCACGGGCCGGTGACGCAAGCCGATTTCCTCCTGGCGCTCGGCCTCGCGCAGCGCGCCGGGCGCCTCGTCGCGCGGGCGAACCCGGTTCAGGGAGCCGCCGTCAGGGCCGGGGCCGACCGCCTGATCGACCGCACGACCCGCGGCATGGGCAACCTGTTCAAGGTGATGGGCCTCGCCGGCCCCGGCCAGCCGGGCCTGCCGGGGTTCTGA
- the lgt gene encoding prolipoprotein diacylglyceryl transferase, with protein sequence MPPLLALPFPAIDPVAVAIGPLQIKWYALAYIVGLVGGWYYAKRLVSAPSLWGAVRRPSVADIDDLIVWVALGVVLGGRIGYVLFYNFAAYLSHPAEILAIWRGGMSFHGGFLGAVLALVLFARRRALNAYAMLDLAAVVVPIGLFFGRLANFVNGELWGRPAPDFAYAIVFPNGGPLPRHPSQLYEAVAEGLVLFVVMAFAVRRVGFRRPGLLGGIFVVGYAVARTACEFFREPDPQLGFLFGTQVGALGGGITMGMLLCVPMLVVGAVFVVRALRGDTRPRARLTEGAADEAEAPEAKASGAKSA encoded by the coding sequence ATGCCTCCGCTCCTCGCCCTGCCCTTCCCCGCCATCGACCCCGTCGCGGTCGCGATCGGGCCGCTGCAGATCAAGTGGTACGCCCTCGCCTACATCGTGGGCCTCGTGGGCGGCTGGTACTACGCCAAGCGCCTGGTCTCGGCGCCGTCGCTCTGGGGGGCGGTGCGCCGGCCGAGCGTCGCCGACATCGACGACCTGATCGTCTGGGTGGCGCTCGGCGTCGTGCTCGGCGGGCGCATCGGCTACGTGCTGTTCTACAATTTCGCCGCCTATCTCTCCCACCCGGCCGAAATCCTGGCGATCTGGCGCGGCGGCATGTCGTTCCACGGCGGCTTCCTCGGGGCAGTGCTGGCGCTGGTGCTGTTCGCCCGCCGCCGCGCCCTCAACGCCTACGCGATGCTCGACCTCGCCGCCGTCGTGGTGCCGATCGGGCTGTTCTTCGGGCGTCTGGCCAACTTCGTGAACGGCGAGCTGTGGGGCCGCCCGGCGCCGGATTTCGCCTACGCCATCGTGTTCCCGAACGGCGGGCCGCTGCCGCGCCATCCGAGCCAGCTCTACGAGGCCGTCGCCGAGGGGCTGGTGCTGTTCGTCGTGATGGCGTTCGCGGTCCGGCGCGTCGGCTTCCGCCGCCCCGGCCTGCTGGGCGGGATCTTCGTCGTCGGCTACGCGGTCGCCCGCACCGCCTGCGAGTTCTTCCGCGAGCCGGACCCGCAGCTCGGCTTCCTGTTCGGGACCCAGGTCGGCGCGCTCGGCGGCGGCATCACCATGGGGATGCTGCTCTGCGTGCCGATGCTGGTGGTCGGCGCGGTCTTCGTCGTGCGGGCGTTGCGCGGCGACACCCGGCCGCGGGCGCGGCTCACCGAGGGCGCCGCGGACGAGGCCGAAGCCCCGGAAGCCAAAGCGTCGGGAGCGAAATCCGCGTGA
- the ilvA gene encoding threonine ammonia-lyase, biosynthetic translates to MHDYIKKILGARVYDVAVESPLDAMPRLSQRLGARVLLKREDLQPVFSFKIRGAYNKMAGLDADALTRGVICASAGNHAQGVALAAARLGVPAVIVMPRTTPAIKVEGVKSRGGQVVLHGDAFDEAYAHAKGLEAEQGLTFIHPYDDPDVIAGQGTIGLEILRQHGAPIEAVFVPIGGGGLAAGVATFIKFMRPETRVIGVEPADAASMKAAIEAGERVMLDTVGLFADGVAVRQAGEETFRLCREHLDEVITVDTDAICAAVKDVFDDTRAMSEPSGALALAGLKEYAARGSVAGTGALVAVNSGANLNFDRLRHIAERAELGERREALLAVTIPERAGSYRAFIRALGRRAITEFNYRYAPGAEAQIFVGVQLAGGRAEKEALIAELRGLGYPLVDLTDNEMAKLHVRYMVGGRVPGLTDERLLRFEFPERPGALLKFLDSLGVTWNISLFHYRNHGADHGRVLAGIQVPEAERPRFAAALAELGYEHHDETDNAAYRLFLDGQPRKVAVRADVAPAA, encoded by the coding sequence GTGCACGACTACATCAAGAAGATCCTGGGCGCCCGCGTCTACGACGTCGCCGTGGAGAGCCCGCTCGACGCGATGCCGCGCCTGTCGCAGCGCCTCGGCGCCCGCGTGCTGCTCAAGCGCGAGGACCTGCAGCCGGTCTTCTCGTTCAAGATCCGGGGCGCCTACAACAAGATGGCGGGCCTCGACGCCGACGCGCTGACCCGCGGGGTGATCTGCGCCTCGGCCGGCAACCACGCGCAGGGCGTGGCGCTGGCCGCCGCCCGCCTCGGCGTCCCGGCGGTGATCGTGATGCCGCGCACCACCCCGGCGATCAAGGTCGAGGGCGTGAAGTCCCGCGGCGGCCAGGTCGTCCTGCACGGCGACGCCTTCGACGAGGCCTACGCCCACGCCAAGGGGCTCGAGGCCGAGCAGGGCCTGACCTTCATCCACCCCTACGACGATCCCGACGTGATCGCCGGCCAGGGCACGATCGGGCTCGAGATCCTGCGCCAGCACGGCGCCCCGATCGAGGCGGTGTTCGTGCCGATCGGCGGCGGCGGCCTCGCGGCGGGCGTCGCCACCTTCATCAAGTTCATGCGGCCCGAGACCAGGGTCATCGGCGTCGAGCCGGCGGATGCCGCCAGCATGAAGGCGGCGATCGAGGCGGGCGAGCGGGTGATGCTCGACACGGTCGGCCTGTTCGCCGACGGCGTCGCCGTGCGCCAGGCCGGGGAGGAGACCTTCCGGCTGTGCCGCGAGCACCTCGACGAGGTCATCACCGTCGACACCGACGCGATCTGCGCCGCGGTCAAGGATGTGTTCGACGACACCCGCGCGATGTCCGAGCCCTCCGGCGCGCTCGCCCTCGCCGGTCTCAAGGAATACGCGGCGCGGGGCAGCGTCGCCGGCACCGGCGCCCTCGTCGCCGTCAACAGCGGCGCCAACCTGAACTTCGACCGGCTGCGCCACATCGCCGAGCGGGCCGAGCTCGGCGAGCGCCGCGAGGCGCTGCTCGCCGTCACCATCCCGGAGCGGGCCGGCAGCTACCGCGCCTTCATCCGGGCGCTCGGCCGACGCGCGATCACCGAGTTCAACTACCGCTACGCGCCGGGCGCCGAGGCGCAGATCTTCGTCGGCGTCCAGCTCGCCGGCGGCCGCGCGGAGAAGGAGGCGCTGATCGCGGAGCTGCGCGGCCTCGGCTACCCGCTGGTCGATCTCACCGACAACGAGATGGCGAAGCTCCACGTCCGCTACATGGTCGGCGGCCGGGTGCCGGGGCTCACCGACGAGCGGCTCCTGCGCTTCGAGTTCCCGGAGCGCCCGGGTGCGCTGCTCAAGTTTCTCGACAGCCTCGGCGTGACCTGGAACATCTCGCTGTTCCATTACCGCAACCACGGTGCCGATCACGGCCGGGTGCTCGCCGGCATCCAGGTGCCGGAGGCCGAGCGCCCCCGCTTCGCCGCGGCGCTCGCCGAGCTCGGCTACGAGCACCACGACGAGACCGACAACGCCGCCTACCGCCTCTTCCTCGACGGCCAGCCGCGGAAGGTGGCGGTGCGCGCGGACGTGGCGCCGGCGGCGTGA